The Anderseniella sp. Alg231-50 genome segment ACGCGATATCTGCCAGAGGTTGTTGCCCGGCTGAATAACCACTTTTCCGGTTGCAGGCGGCGCGGTTGCAACCTGCTGGGTTTCAGTCGTTACCGCAGCAGTTTCGGTAGCCGCTGCTTCCGGTTCCGGTTTGGCAGCGTCGGCCGTCGGTTCATCATCCTCGGTACCTGGTATCAGATCTGCAGGCTTGGCCGGTTCAGCATCCGGCTCAACGGCAGCGACCTGCTGCTGGCTTGTGTCAGGTTTGGCAGGCTCGGTGGCAGCATCAGATTCGGCAACCGGCTGGACCGTTTCAGGCTTGGCCGGTTCCACAGAAGGCTCGACCGCCGCAGTCTGCTGAGTTGCATCGGGCTCGGCCGCAGCCGGGGCAACGTCTGCCTTGACTGTTTCGGCATCACCTTTGGCCTCAGATGTCGGCTGGGCTTCAGCCACCTCAGGCTTTTCGGCGGCCTGAGTTTCTTCAGCCGTTTTCACACCGTCTGCCGCCTTGGTATCGTCTGCAGCCGGTGCTTCGGATCCGGTCGGTGCTTCGGTTCCGGTCGATGCGGCCTGCGTATCGGCTGCGGCAACCTTTGCGGTCGCGTCCGGGTCTTCAGTCGCAGTCGTCTTCGTTTCAGGTTCAACCGCAGCAGTTGTGGTTGCCTCCGGTTTTGCCTGCTCTTCCTCAGCCTCTGTCTTGCGCTGCGCCTGAAGGCTGGCAATGCGTTCCGCAGACTCACGGAAGAACGGCATTTCAATACGCTCTTTCACGTTTCCGTCCGATGCGAGTTCATCGGTGCGCAAGGTGTGAGGACCCGATGCAATTTCACGACCTGCTGTAAAAGACCATGCCCCATCGCTACCAGCGACCGTTTCGCCGGTGAACCGGTTGTCGACATAAACACGCACCCTGCTGTCAGGGGCCGATCGTCCCGAGAATGTAGTCAGTCCTGCCTCGTTGTAATCGACGACGTCAACGGTCAATCTGCGTGCTGTCGATGTGGGCTCCGGCGCAGTGGCCGTGGCAGGCGGTTCCAGGGCAGCGGTTTTCGATTCAGCGGCAGGTTGCTGGCCCGCAGCCG includes the following:
- a CDS encoding LysM peptidoglycan-binding domain-containing protein, with the translated sequence MKPLVLFSSLAVLCAGGLMALSYKGLQDDPSALTSLSSGSQTIKINPAEAVSTPPATQQSAETKTAPAEKAEEKVAVVAPEPEKVETAPSAETAPVAKLGDDTAKPEAAEAEPEGASFDIVRVEEDGSAVLAGRAEPGATVRLLINEKVAGETQANDRGEWVVIPAEPMPAGAHQMQIQTENAAGEIKLAEQSVALTVPDQPGTQPLIVLSETAKPSKVLQKPEAAEVKQAEAAPESTTSKSAEDSTAAGQQPAAESKTAALEPPATATAPEPTSTARRLTVDVVDYNEAGLTTFSGRSAPDSRVRVYVDNRFTGETVAGSDGAWSFTAGREIASGPHTLRTDELASDGNVKERIEMPFFRESAERIASLQAQRKTEAEEEQAKPEATTTAAVEPETKTTATEDPDATAKVAAADTQAASTGTEAPTGSEAPAADDTKAADGVKTAEETQAAEKPEVAEAQPTSEAKGDAETVKADVAPAAAEPDATQQTAAVEPSVEPAKPETVQPVAESDAATEPAKPDTSQQQVAAVEPDAEPAKPADLIPGTEDDEPTADAAKPEPEAAATETAAVTTETQQVATAPPATGKVVIQPGNNLWQISRVIYGKGRQYTVIYDANKDQIRDPDRIYPGQIFETPGSDAPESIDPACKRPLAECN